From Gemmatimonadaceae bacterium, the proteins below share one genomic window:
- a CDS encoding hotdog domain-containing protein: MTHMPAPSIEFRRRLRWADADAAGRLHFPRIFEIIEEAESELLRGIEWPMDVRRKNFDFPRVHLECQFHRMLALDAPFRLWFTVGKLGRTSIRYDYQVFDEGEELAIEGTMTVVVLRDGKPAEIPI; this comes from the coding sequence ATGACACACATGCCCGCTCCATCCATTGAATTTAGACGCCGCCTCCGTTGGGCCGACGCGGACGCCGCCGGGCGGCTGCACTTCCCGCGCATCTTCGAGATCATCGAAGAGGCCGAGAGCGAACTCTTGCGCGGCATCGAATGGCCGATGGATGTCCGGCGCAAGAATTTTGATTTCCCGCGCGTTCATCTCGAATGCCAGTTTCATCGCATGCTCGCGCTCGATGCGCCCTTCCGCCTCTGGTTCACGGTAGGTAAACTCGGACGCACCTCGATCCGCTACGACTATCAAGTTTTCGACGAAGGCGAAGAGTTGGCGATTGAGGGGACGATGACCGTCGTGGTCTTGCGTGACGGCAAGCCGGCTGAGATTCCGATTGA